The Pseudomonadota bacterium region TTCCCCATGTACAAGTGGATCAAAATGACCCCGGAAGCGGTGGGCATCTTTTTTCCCATGGTTGTCGTCGGCATCTTCATTTTCTGGCCTTTTATCGACAGCTGGATCGCCAAAACCGCCAAAAGTAAAGCCCTGCCGGTCATTATCGGCATCATCGGCATGGTCATCGTCACTTCATTGATGATTATCGAAGCCATACCTTAAAGAAATAACGATCAAGAAAATTTAAAATTACTGAGATAAGGAGAAAAAACCATGGATGTGAAAGCAAAAAAATGGCTGGTTTTCATCATGTGCATTTTCTTTATGGCCGCCCTTTTCCTGGTGGCCCGCCATGAATCGGACCGCTTCGCCAGTAAAATGGGGCTGGAAACCCATAAAGTTCATGTAAGTGACGCCAGCAAACCCTGCCTGGAATGTCATAAACGTAAAGGGGTGGCCCCCAAGATGATCGAACAGTGGGAAAACAGCGAGCACGCCGCCAAGGGCATCGACTGTACCCAGTGTCATACGGCGGAAAAGGGTGATTTTGACGCCTTCACCTGTCCGGAGTCAAACATTCTCGTCGCCCAATTCCCCACCCCAAAAGACTGTGCCAAGTGCCACAAGGAAGAGGTCCAGGAGTTTACCGAAAGCAAACATGCCTTTCCCTTCTGGCTCTACGCTAATGCTGACCGGGCGGTTTTCGAGCCCATCGTCGGCACCCATCACGGCTGTGAAGAATGCCACCAGATTACCAATATGTGGCCGGACGGCAGTGTCGGCGAATGTGACGCCTGCCACGCCAAACACAGCTTTTCCGTCGCCGTCGCCCGGCAGCCGGAAACCTGCGGTGAATGCCATGTGGGTCCCGATCATCCCCACATTGAGCTCTATATTGAGTCAAAACACGGCAATATCTTCAAGGCGGAGGTCCAGGGCCAGGTGGATATGGGTTACAAGAGCTCGGATGAAAAACCGATCCCTATCGAAGTTCCGGTCTGCACCACCTGTCATATGGATGCCGTACCCGGGGTCAGAGGCACTCATAACGTCAGTGCCCGCCTGGCCTGGGAATCGCAGGCCCCCTGGAGTTACCGCACGGTCTGGTTTGATGAAAAACTGGGCGACTGGCAGGCCAAACGTAAACGGATGGCCGGTGTCTGTCTCAACTGTCACGGCCAGGGTTTTGTGGAGATGTATTTATTACAAGCTGACTTGAACAATCTCCAGTATAATGAAATACGTCGAGCCTTTGTCTACTGGAACAAGAAATACACCAAGAGCGGCATTGTCGATCGTATCGAGCTCAATGGAAAATTCTACTCCAAAGATTTCATCAACGGCTGGGATGAAAAACCAGAGCATCTGATGTATGATTCCTGGCATCATGAGGGCCGCCGGTACCGCCACGGATCAGAGATGATGGGTGCCGATTACACCAACTGGCACGGACTTTGGGAACTCCAGCACAACCTGATGGAGATGATCGAATACGGTGCTAATCATGGTGATCAAGAAGCCCAGGCGATTGTGGATAACAACAGCCCGACCAAATTCATGACCTATAAAATCTATGACATCCCCGGCAATGAGTGGGGTATCGGCACCGAGAAAAACCGCACGCCGGTTCTCTACAAGCTCATCCCCGACTACTGGGAAAAGATTAAAGCCAATATTGAAGCAGCCGTCAACCATGGTCTCTTGACTAAAGCTCAGTTGGCTATCTGGATGGAACGCTACAATAACAAGGATCACTACCTGGGTACCAAGTATCCGCCACATCCGGTCTTCGAAGCCTACAAAGCACGCAACAAGAAGGATTTGGGCGAATTAAAAAAACAGACAATTAAATTCAAACTGCCGTCAGCGGCACCGTATGATGAAGTCCATTAAACAAAAACTATAACCTTGGTGGCGGAGGTATTGGCATACCTCCGCCACCCCCTCCTCCGGGGGTTTATCTCCATGAAGCAAGGCGTCATCTGTATTTTTACCCTGTTGCTGACAATCACCCTTTGGCTGCCAAAACCAACGTCAGCCGAGGAGCAGCAAGCCCTGGCCACCATCGATGGTCAGCAAATTACCAGCAATGACTTTCAAAATTATCTGGAACTCTTTGATAACGACCCCAGATTCCGGCCGGATACTGCTGAAGCCAGGAAAAAATTACTTGAACACTTGATCGATCGAACTATTCTCTTACAGTACGCAAAGGAGCATGACTACTTTAAGCTGGAAGAGCTCCAAAAACATAGAAGTCTCAACCAGCGGGAAAAAGAAACTATTATCCTGCGCCGGTTGCTTACCGACAAAATATCCAACCAGGTACATTGTTCCAAGGAAGAAATCAAAACCTATCAAAAAACCAACCCGAAGCTCAGTCCAAAACTGGCCAAAGAGCAATTGACGAGTCAAAAACAGCAAGAGCTCTTTAAAGCATTTATGGGCCAGCTGAAAAAAGAGCATGTCATCATTGTTTATCAAAAAAATCTCGAACACTTCTGACCTGACATTAAATACTTTTTTATTTTAACCCTGCACATGCCAATCCAATAGGAACACAGCTCACTCTGATAGATTATACTTTATAAAAAATACTACCAGCGTCCACCACAAAAGGAGTGAATTATGACCGACAAAAAAATTACCAGACGACACTTTCTCGGGACCATGGCGGCCGGCACGGCCACCGTGGCCCTCCTCCCCTCCCTGGCCGCCTGCAGCGGTAAACTGAAAAAGGGGGAATTCGTCGGCAAGCGACTTCATGAAGCCGGGGAAGAGGCCTATCGCCAGGTTTTTGCTTTCGACAAAATCGTCAGAACCAGCTGCGCCGGCAACTGCACCCAGGCCTGCGGCTGGAAAGCTTTTGTCAAAGGGGACAAGTATATCGTCGCCAATGAACCGGCCGGCGATTATGATCGTTTCGACCCGGTCCTGGGCGCCTCGTATAATCCCCGGGGTTGCCTGCGGGGAGCCAGCTACCTGAAATATATCAACAGCCCGGTACGGCTGAAACATCCTTTGATCCGGGTCGGTAAACGGGGTGAAGGCAAATTCCGCCGGGCCACCTGGGATGAGGCCATGAACCTGATTACCACCGGGATGACCGACATCGCCCGTAAAGATGGCTCCGACGCCATCGCCTTTTTCTCTCCAATCCCGGCATTCAACTACGTTTCGGCCGGGGCCGGCTACCGGCTCTGCAAATTAATGGGCGCCGCCGGACCTTTGAGTTTCTACGACTGGTATTGCGACCTGCCCCCGGGCGAACCGATAACCTGGGCTTTTCAGACCGATGAATGTGAAGAGGCTGACTGGATCAATGCCAAACTTTTGATTTTCTGGGGGGCCAATGTCGCCGAATCGCGCATGGCTGCCGCCCATCTGCTGTCCGAAGCCCGCTACCGGGGCGCTAAAGTAGTCGGTATTTTCACCGACTACAACGCCACCGCCCGGATGGTAGATCAATTCATCTCACCAAAACCGGGCACCGACGCCGCCCTGGTTATGGGCCTGATCAAAATTTTACTGGATAATAGATGGTATGACAAAGAGTATATCAAGACTTTCACCGACCTACCCTTCCTGGTTCGCTCCGACAATAAAAAGTTCCTGCGCGAATCAGATATGGTGGCCGACGGCAGCCCTTTTAAACTCTACATCTGGGATCAGAAAAGTAACCAGCCGATCCTGGCGCCCGGCACCCTGGGGGACCAGCGCGACACCCTTGATCTCAAGGCCTTTAATCTCGACCCGGCCCTTGATTTTTCCGGCAATGTTACCCTTGGCAACGGCAATAAAGTAGATGTCCAGACAGTTTTCACCCGCCTCCAGGAAGAGGTCAAAATCTATACACCCGAAAAAGTGACCCAGATCACCAGTATCGGCACCCAGACCCTGAAAAAACTGGCCTCTGACCTGCACACCATCAAGCCGGCAATGATCGTTGAAGGGGGCGGCACCAACCACTGGTTCCATAACGACATCAACAACCGCTCGATGATTCTTTTACAGGCCTTGACCGGCAATATCGGGGTCGGAGGCGGCGGTTTCAACCAGTACACCGGCCAATACAAAGTCTGGCTCAGCGGCCTGGGCAAATACGGCATGATCTTGAAAGCCAGACCCCAAAACGGCACCCTGTTTGTCTGGTCCCACTACGACGCCCAGCTCTGGCGGCTGGGGAAAAACTTTCCCGAACTGGTCACCGCCATCGAAAAAGGCGCCATCACCAAGTTGCCCAACGGGGTTTCGGTCAGCGCTGATCCCGCCGCTGGCTGGGCCTACAACTACTATCTGCTGATTAAATCCCTGGCTAAAAAATGGATGCCGGTTTATCCCAAACCACCGAAAAGACCCAAAGCGATGATCATCTGGCGGGCTAATTTCCTCAACCAGGGCAAGAGCGGCCACCGTACCAAAGAGTGGTTTGCCGATGAAAAACTGCTGGAACTGGTGGTCAATATCGATTTTCGCGTCACCTCGACCGGCATGTATGCTGACGTTATCCTGCCGGCCGCCACCTGGTATGAAAAATTCGATGTTGAAACCACGCCCATGCACCCCTATCTCCAGGCCCAGGGCGCCTGCATCAAACCTTTATATGAAGCCCGGACCGACTTTGACATTTTCAAGGATCTGACCCAACGCTTACAGAATGAGGCCAAGAAACTGGTGGCCGGCGGTCAATGGAACGGCAAATGGAATGACCAGGAGAAGAAACAGACCATTG contains the following coding sequences:
- a CDS encoding multiheme c-type cytochrome: MDVKAKKWLVFIMCIFFMAALFLVARHESDRFASKMGLETHKVHVSDASKPCLECHKRKGVAPKMIEQWENSEHAAKGIDCTQCHTAEKGDFDAFTCPESNILVAQFPTPKDCAKCHKEEVQEFTESKHAFPFWLYANADRAVFEPIVGTHHGCEECHQITNMWPDGSVGECDACHAKHSFSVAVARQPETCGECHVGPDHPHIELYIESKHGNIFKAEVQGQVDMGYKSSDEKPIPIEVPVCTTCHMDAVPGVRGTHNVSARLAWESQAPWSYRTVWFDEKLGDWQAKRKRMAGVCLNCHGQGFVEMYLLQADLNNLQYNEIRRAFVYWNKKYTKSGIVDRIELNGKFYSKDFINGWDEKPEHLMYDSWHHEGRRYRHGSEMMGADYTNWHGLWELQHNLMEMIEYGANHGDQEAQAIVDNNSPTKFMTYKIYDIPGNEWGIGTEKNRTPVLYKLIPDYWEKIKANIEAAVNHGLLTKAQLAIWMERYNNKDHYLGTKYPPHPVFEAYKARNKKDLGELKKQTIKFKLPSAAPYDEVH
- a CDS encoding SurA N-terminal domain-containing protein — encoded protein: MKQGVICIFTLLLTITLWLPKPTSAEEQQALATIDGQQITSNDFQNYLELFDNDPRFRPDTAEARKKLLEHLIDRTILLQYAKEHDYFKLEELQKHRSLNQREKETIILRRLLTDKISNQVHCSKEEIKTYQKTNPKLSPKLAKEQLTSQKQQELFKAFMGQLKKEHVIIVYQKNLEHF
- a CDS encoding molybdopterin-dependent oxidoreductase produces the protein MTDKKITRRHFLGTMAAGTATVALLPSLAACSGKLKKGEFVGKRLHEAGEEAYRQVFAFDKIVRTSCAGNCTQACGWKAFVKGDKYIVANEPAGDYDRFDPVLGASYNPRGCLRGASYLKYINSPVRLKHPLIRVGKRGEGKFRRATWDEAMNLITTGMTDIARKDGSDAIAFFSPIPAFNYVSAGAGYRLCKLMGAAGPLSFYDWYCDLPPGEPITWAFQTDECEEADWINAKLLIFWGANVAESRMAAAHLLSEARYRGAKVVGIFTDYNATARMVDQFISPKPGTDAALVMGLIKILLDNRWYDKEYIKTFTDLPFLVRSDNKKFLRESDMVADGSPFKLYIWDQKSNQPILAPGTLGDQRDTLDLKAFNLDPALDFSGNVTLGNGNKVDVQTVFTRLQEEVKIYTPEKVTQITSIGTQTLKKLASDLHTIKPAMIVEGGGTNHWFHNDINNRSMILLQALTGNIGVGGGGFNQYTGQYKVWLSGLGKYGMILKARPQNGTLFVWSHYDAQLWRLGKNFPELVTAIEKGAITKLPNGVSVSADPAAGWAYNYYLLIKSLAKKWMPVYPKPPKRPKAMIIWRANFLNQGKSGHRTKEWFADEKLLELVVNIDFRVTSTGMYADVILPAATWYEKFDVETTPMHPYLQAQGACIKPLYEARTDFDIFKDLTQRLQNEAKKLVAGGQWNGKWNDQEKKQTIDFTTLYDKFSAGGKLDTDLKAVKFILEKSPMMYPNPDEYRQNKAAFAPEMQKLIEGKLFPGDVSGYLDGIIELIKEAPIPFPAAQYKRPLVPFAENVEQKLPWPGGGKLASEKIEVAPGVKMPKLYAKKFLGMIGPKTLTGRQQFYIDHSYFLASSNELPIYQEPEHDLLPDGKTPAPLKFNSAHGRWGTHSTFRDVDVLLRLQRGEVYIMMATADAKRRGIADGDVVQVFNQYGKMVCKVKVSPGIRDGEVRVENGGEMFNCREGWFNLITPIRPKPTQSAKYPE